From one Esox lucius isolate fEsoLuc1 chromosome 11, fEsoLuc1.pri, whole genome shotgun sequence genomic stretch:
- the aldh3b1 gene encoding aldehyde dehydrogenase family 3 member B1 → MANQSEVIDRLRATFRSGMTIPEQFRMNQLQKLLSLVEENEQLIIDALHKDLHKPKFESVLSEIQITLNDLYFAIENLRTWMQPEYNIGKNLATRMDECFIRREPLGVVLIIGAWNYPLHLILLPLVAAIAAGNCVILKPSEICQATEQLLAELIPKYLSQDCYAVLCGGAEETKSLLKNRFDHIFYTGSQAVARSILLAAAPHLTPVTLELGGKSPCFIYGRIDIQKAARRLCWSKFFNTGQSCVAPDYVLCTVETRDALLPAIQETLLSFYGSDPGEGPDMGRIVTLRHWRRLVDMLRKSKGKVVIGGDSREEDKYIAPTVLVDVPEADSLMQEEIFGPILPILTIESLEEGIDYINRQEKPLALYVFSDESSVVSTVLNNTSSGGFCGNDGIVHMALPGLPFGGVGASGMGSYHGRWGFETFSHRRSCMNRSWLLEMVNVLRYPPYSEYNLGWLRWATTLKKGSWGGCTVM, encoded by the exons ATGGCCAACCAGAGTGAGGTGATTGACAGGTTGAGGGCAACATTCCGGTCAGGCATGACCATTCCAGAGCAGTTCCGAATGAATCAGCTCCAAAAGCTTCTCTCTCTGGTGGAAGAGAATGAACAGCTGATAATAGATGCGCTCCACAAGGACCTCCATAAG CCCAAGTTTGAGTCAGTCCTGTCAGAGATTCAAATAACACTGAATGACCTGTACTTCGCCATTGAAAACCTCAGGACCTGGATGCAGCCCGAATACAACATTGGCAAGAATCTG GCCACGAGGATGGATGAATGTTTTATACGCAGGGAACCATTGGGGGTAGTTTTAATCATTGGGGCATGGAACTACCCTCTCCATCTTATTCTCTTACCCTTGGTTGCTGCAATTGCTGCAG GAAACTGTGTCATCCTGAAGCCGTCAGAGATCTGTCAGGCCACTGAGCAACTCTTGGCAGAACTCATCCCCAAATACCTATCCCAG GACTGCTACGCTGTGCTATGTGGTGGAGCAGAGGAAACAAAGTCATTACTGAAGAATCGGTTTGACCACATCTTCTACACAG GTTCCCAAGCAGTGGCCCGCTCAATCCTGCTAGCAGCAGCACCCCACCTGACCCCTGTGACCTTGGAGCTGGGAGGCAAGAGCCCCTGCTTCATCTACGGCCGCATCGACATACAGAAGGCTGCCAGACGCCTGTGCTGGTCCAAGTTCTTTAACACCGGCCAGAGCTGCGTGGCGCCCGACTACGTCCTCTGCACTGTAGAGACCCGAGACGCTTTGCTTCCTGCTATCCAGGAGACCCTACTGAGCTTCTATGGGTCAGACCCAGGGGAGGGCCCGGACATGGGCCGCATTGTCACCCTGCGCCACTGGAGACGTCTGGTTGACATGCTGAGGAAGTCAAAGGGGAAAGTAGTGATTGGAGGGGACAGCCGTGAAGAGGACAAGTACATCG CTCCCACAGTTTTGGTGGACGTGCCAGAGGCTGATTCTCTGATGCAGGAGGAGATTTTCGGACCCATCCTGCCTATCCTGACCATCGAGTCTCTGGAGGAGGGTATAGACTACATCAACCGCCAAGAGAAACCCCTGGCCCTCTACGTGTTCTCAGACGAGTCCTCT GTGGTGTCCACAGTGTTGAACAACACCAGCAGTGGAGGTTTCTGCGGGAACGACGGTATCGTTCACATGGCTCTGCCAGGCCTGCCCTTCGGAGGTGTAG GGGCAAGTGGTATGGGCAGCTACCACGGTCGCTGGGGCTTTGAGACGTTCAGCCACAGGCGGAGCTGTATGAACCGGAGCTGGTTGCTGGAGATGGTCAACGTCCTGCGCTACCCACCCTACAGCGAATACAACCTGGGCTGGTTACGCTGGGCCACCACCCTGAAGAAGGGCAGCTGGGGAGGCTGCACAGTCATGTGA